In Anopheles gambiae chromosome 2, idAnoGambNW_F1_1, whole genome shotgun sequence, a single window of DNA contains:
- the LOC1273944 gene encoding golgin subfamily A member 7 has translation MANVRMSQPGTPATTQPNYMKVFIQRDYSEGTSVKFQNRFPPELESRIDRHTFESTMNKLNEYFAEAEKGSCSTYCEGCLACITAYLIYICTETHYEKCLRKVSKYIAMQNERVYNPKGLQITDPVYRGLRVIEISILDRPGRT, from the exons ATGGCCAATGTACGAATGTCCCAGCCGGGCACACCGGCCACCACCCAGCCAAACTACATGAAAGTATTCATCCAGCGGGATTACAGCGAAGGCACGTCGGTCAAGTTCCAGAACCGTTTCCCCCCGGAGTTGGAGAGTAGG ATCGATAGACACACTTTCGAGAGCACCATGAACAAACTGAACGAATATTTCGCGGAGGCGGAGAAAGGCTCCTGCAGCACGTACTGCGAGGGCTGTCTGGCCTGTATCACGGCGTACTTGATCTACATTTGCACGGAAACGCACTACGAAAAG TGTCTCCGGAAGGTGTCGAAATATATTGCGATGCAGAACGAGCGGGTGTACAATCCAAAGGGACTACAGATCACGGACCCAGTGTATCGCGGGCTGCGCGTAATAGAAATTTCCATACTGGACCGGCCGGGGCGTACGTGA
- the LOC1273945 gene encoding uncharacterized protein LOC1273945, with amino-acid sequence MSLGYGAVAVGVLLLALVCQGAVGEPDPGPSGAGTTPTKLDDYVLNTQSECYKSKRLLSCFKYRFSRYLWSFATGRMNWFASENQAVETTGGLKLVRLNEPKEDDVFPEARQISQYDSEIIKGAKFLQRSLNTFIASHGVQVGMGAESGARFMADDDFEARGKKQKQRKWSLILPLAVMLKLVHLKLLLKPILLGVGLIQVLLIAGGLLLFHFFRNTNICKIQPHVIHAHSHISSESSPELSYASYGAYPSYSASPYNAYSKDWASNRAYSGYSFLDAIDNHKI; translated from the exons ATGTCGCTAGGATATGGTGCAGTCGCGGTcggtgtgctgctgttggccCTGGTTTGTCAAGGCGCAGTCGGTGAGCCTGATCCCGGTCCGTCCGGTGCCGGCACTACTCCAACCAAACTGGACGACTACGTGCTCAACACTCAGTCCGAGTGTTACAAGTCCAAGCGGCTGCTGTCCTGCTTCAAGTATCGCTTCTCGCGTTACCTTTGGTCGTTCGCTACCGGGCGTATGAATTGGTTCGCCTCGGAGAACCAGGCCGTCGAGACCACCGGTGGGCTGAAGCTCGTGCGGCTGAACGAACCGAAGGAGGACGATGTGTTCCCGGAGGCGCGCCAAATAAGCC AGTACGATAGCGAGATCATCAAGGGTGCCAAGTTCCTGCAACGATCACTCAACACCTTCATCGCAAGCCACGGTGTGCAGGTGGGCATGGGAGCGGAGAGTGGGGCTCGCTTCATGGCCGACGATGACTTTGAAGCCCGTGGcaagaagcagaagcagcgCAAATGGAGCCTGATCCTTCCGCTCGCCGTCATGCTGAAGCTGGTGCATCTGAAGCTGCTCCTAAAGCCGATCCTGCTCGGTGTGGGACTCATCCAGGTGCTGCTGATTGCCGgtgggctgctgctgttccacTTCTTCCGTAACACGAATATCTGCAAGATACAGCCGCACGTCATTCACGCCCATTCCCACATCTCGAGCGAATCTAGTCCCG AACTGTCCTATGCCTCGTACGGTGCGTACCCGTCCTATTCGGCCTCCCCGTACAATGCGTACAGCAAGGATTGGGCCAGCAACCGAGCGTACAGCGGATACAGCTTCCTCGATGCCATCGATAATCATAAGATCTAG